From a region of the Methanoculleus receptaculi genome:
- a CDS encoding adenosylhomocysteinase produces MESGDLKIAWARQYMPVLSSIRNRFVEEKPFSGITIGMALHVEAKTAVLVETLAAGGAEVHITGCNPLSTQDDVSAALNTREGIHSYARRGAGVEDYYAAIDRVLDARPAITIDDGMDLIHRLHTERREVLETVIGGCEETTTGIHRLRAMARDGALRFPVVAVNDTPMKRFFDNVHGTGESSLASIMITTNVLIAGKRLVVAGYGYCGRGLAQKARSLGARVIVTEVDPRRALQAHMDGFDVMTMDQAAPLGDLFITTTGNRSIITERHFPKMKDGAILANAGHFNVEIDLDWLASHAGSTVRRDGIDTYILDGKAVHVLAEGRLVNLATPKGMGHPIEVMDLSFAVQALSARYIAKHGRELKPGVHDVPSEIDEEVARLKLDALGLSIDRLTPEQEAYMNSWTIGT; encoded by the coding sequence ATGGAGTCTGGAGATCTTAAGATAGCATGGGCGCGGCAGTACATGCCGGTACTCTCGTCCATCCGGAACCGTTTTGTTGAGGAAAAGCCGTTCTCCGGCATTACAATCGGGATGGCGCTGCACGTCGAGGCAAAGACCGCGGTACTTGTCGAGACGCTGGCGGCAGGCGGCGCCGAGGTGCACATCACCGGGTGCAACCCCCTCTCAACCCAGGACGATGTCTCCGCCGCGCTCAACACCCGCGAGGGGATCCATTCCTACGCCCGCCGGGGCGCCGGGGTGGAGGACTACTACGCGGCCATCGACCGGGTGCTCGACGCACGGCCGGCGATCACCATCGACGACGGCATGGACCTCATCCATCGCCTCCACACGGAACGCCGGGAGGTGCTGGAGACGGTCATCGGCGGCTGCGAGGAGACCACGACCGGCATCCACAGGCTTCGCGCGATGGCGCGGGATGGAGCGCTCAGGTTCCCGGTCGTCGCCGTCAACGACACCCCCATGAAACGTTTCTTCGACAACGTCCACGGCACCGGCGAGAGTTCGCTTGCATCGATCATGATCACCACAAACGTCCTCATCGCCGGCAAACGTCTCGTCGTTGCGGGATACGGTTACTGCGGCCGGGGACTTGCTCAGAAGGCCAGGAGCCTTGGCGCCAGGGTCATCGTGACCGAGGTCGATCCCCGGCGGGCGCTCCAGGCGCACATGGACGGGTTTGACGTCATGACGATGGATCAGGCAGCGCCGCTCGGCGACCTCTTCATCACCACCACCGGGAACAGAAGCATCATAACGGAACGCCACTTCCCGAAGATGAAGGACGGTGCAATCCTTGCAAACGCCGGGCATTTCAACGTAGAGATCGATCTCGACTGGCTCGCCTCGCACGCCGGCTCCACTGTCCGCCGCGACGGCATCGATACCTACATCTTGGACGGAAAGGCGGTTCACGTCCTCGCCGAGGGCAGGCTCGTGAACCTCGCCACCCCCAAGGGCATGGGTCACCCCATCGAGGTGATGGACCTCAGTTTCGCCGTCCAGGCTCTCTCCGCCCGCTACATCGCGAAGCACGGCCGCGAACTCAAACCCGGGGTTCACGATGTCCCATCAGAGATCGACGAGGAGGTGGCGCGACTGAAACTCGATGCACTCGGTCTCTCTATCGACCGGCTGACACCCGAACAGGAGGCCTACATGAACTCCTGGACGATTGGGACGTGA
- the pheS gene encoding phenylalanine--tRNA ligase subunit alpha, whose protein sequence is MELTQNEKKLLVALAPLGSADAAALAEKMNTRPEAVVQYANLARERGLVEVERDVTRRYRPTEEGLAYVGKGLPERQLFESFGEAIPMRDLQKHPLAKIGIGWMRRKGWITIRDGVVHKTGNAPPGPDEVAFARVGETGEIPADEEGVLDLVKRGLVREEDEVTYTISITPHGRALLAAGLDLREEVGTLTREQIISGAWESLPLRRYDVTKLPRRVYPGKTHPYQRLIDEMRRVLFDMGFAEMSGGVVQSSFWNFDALFQPQDHPAREMQDTFFLAERWPLPEGYERVREMHEHGGDTSSTGWGGRWSAEKAQQCVLRTHTTSLSIQHLAEHREPPVKAFCIGRVYRREAIDPTHLAEFEQLEGIVMDEGVNFRHLLGFLKEFYAKMGFDRVRFRPGYFPYTEPSVEPEVYVEGLGWVELGGAGIFREEVTAPFGIEHPVLAWGLGISRVAMLRLGLRDLRHLYRSDVEWIRETPIYGGGR, encoded by the coding sequence GTGGAACTGACGCAGAACGAGAAGAAACTCCTGGTTGCCCTGGCCCCGCTCGGGTCGGCAGACGCGGCCGCTCTTGCGGAGAAGATGAACACCCGCCCGGAGGCGGTTGTGCAGTATGCGAACCTCGCCCGTGAGCGGGGGCTTGTTGAGGTTGAGAGAGACGTCACCCGGCGCTACCGGCCGACGGAGGAGGGGCTGGCCTATGTCGGGAAGGGTCTCCCCGAGCGGCAGTTGTTCGAGAGTTTCGGGGAGGCTATCCCTATGCGCGACCTCCAGAAACACCCGCTTGCAAAGATCGGGATCGGCTGGATGCGCAGGAAAGGCTGGATCACCATCCGCGACGGTGTGGTGCATAAGACCGGCAACGCCCCGCCGGGCCCGGATGAGGTTGCGTTTGCCCGGGTTGGAGAGACTGGCGAGATCCCCGCTGATGAGGAGGGTGTTCTCGATCTCGTGAAACGCGGGCTTGTCCGGGAAGAGGATGAGGTCACATACACCATATCGATAACACCCCACGGCAGAGCCCTCCTGGCCGCCGGGCTCGATCTGCGTGAGGAGGTGGGGACGCTCACACGTGAGCAGATCATCTCCGGCGCCTGGGAGAGCCTCCCCCTCCGGCGCTACGACGTCACGAAACTGCCGCGACGCGTCTACCCGGGGAAGACCCACCCCTATCAGCGCCTCATCGACGAGATGCGCCGAGTCCTCTTTGATATGGGGTTTGCCGAGATGTCGGGCGGGGTAGTCCAGAGTTCGTTCTGGAACTTTGACGCCCTCTTCCAGCCCCAGGACCACCCGGCCAGGGAGATGCAGGATACATTCTTCCTGGCCGAGCGCTGGCCTCTTCCCGAGGGTTACGAGCGCGTCCGCGAGATGCACGAGCACGGCGGCGATACCTCGTCCACCGGGTGGGGAGGGAGGTGGAGCGCGGAGAAGGCGCAGCAGTGTGTTCTGCGGACGCACACGACCAGCCTCTCGATCCAGCACCTGGCGGAGCACCGGGAACCCCCGGTCAAGGCGTTCTGCATCGGCCGGGTCTACCGGCGGGAGGCCATCGACCCCACCCACCTGGCGGAGTTTGAGCAGCTTGAGGGTATAGTGATGGACGAGGGTGTCAACTTCCGTCATCTCCTGGGGTTCTTGAAGGAGTTCTACGCGAAGATGGGGTTTGACAGGGTCAGGTTCAGGCCGGGCTACTTCCCCTACACCGAACCGAGCGTGGAGCCTGAGGTCTATGTTGAGGGTCTGGGCTGGGTGGAGCTTGGCGGAGCCGGGATCTTCCGTGAAGAGGTGACGGCGCCATTCGGGATCGAGCACCCGGTGCTTGCCTGGGGTCTCGGGATAAGCCGGGTGGCGATGCTGCGGCTCGGGCTGCGGGACCTCCGGCACCTCTACAGGAGCGATGTTGAGTGGATCCGGGAGACGCCCATCTACGGCGGGGGGCGGTGA
- the endA gene encoding tRNA-intron lyase: MLATFDGTWVHLKSEGRTLYDQGGYGRPEKDGLCLSPEEALYLMERNKIEVKDLDFDALLGLFADRSNFIRRYMVYRDIRERGYVIQPGPHDFRVFRRGHKPGSGKSRYLVRVLSERDLVDFDRLDQDVLTAVNMRKQYLLAVVDDEDELTYYEVRLQDLPPIGEPPACEAPVGAGLLGTYALAHLPPGNRLEEEWYGKRLDAERLLFRPVESIYLIRRCCLEVHHDGGPMTAETLLDAVAEVDIEIREKERVFSDLRDKGYIPRTGYKFGHHFRVYSGKKSHSEMLVHAVPAGTSMPMSAVSRSVRLAHSVKKKMLFACVRNSGIRYVEFGRIKL, from the coding sequence GTGCTGGCGACATTCGACGGAACCTGGGTGCACCTGAAGAGCGAAGGGCGCACGCTCTACGACCAGGGCGGTTATGGGAGACCGGAGAAAGACGGTCTTTGCCTATCCCCCGAAGAAGCTCTCTACCTCATGGAGCGAAACAAGATCGAGGTGAAGGACCTTGACTTTGATGCCCTGCTCGGCCTCTTCGCCGACCGGTCAAACTTCATCCGCAGGTACATGGTCTATCGCGACATCCGCGAGCGGGGCTACGTGATTCAGCCTGGCCCGCACGATTTCCGCGTGTTTCGCCGCGGCCACAAACCCGGGTCCGGTAAGTCGCGATACCTGGTCCGGGTTCTCTCGGAACGCGATCTCGTCGATTTCGACCGCCTGGATCAGGATGTGCTTACTGCGGTCAACATGCGAAAACAGTACCTCCTGGCGGTCGTCGATGACGAGGACGAACTGACCTACTACGAGGTACGGCTGCAGGATCTCCCCCCCATCGGCGAGCCGCCGGCCTGTGAGGCGCCTGTGGGGGCGGGGCTCCTTGGAACATACGCGCTTGCCCACCTGCCGCCGGGAAACCGGCTTGAGGAGGAGTGGTACGGCAAGAGGCTCGATGCCGAACGCCTCCTCTTTCGCCCCGTCGAGTCGATCTACCTGATTCGCAGATGCTGTCTCGAAGTCCATCACGACGGCGGGCCGATGACCGCAGAGACCCTCCTTGACGCGGTTGCGGAGGTTGATATCGAGATCCGCGAGAAGGAGCGGGTCTTTTCCGACCTCCGGGACAAAGGTTACATCCCCAGGACCGGCTACAAGTTCGGCCACCACTTCCGTGTCTACTCCGGGAAGAAGAGCCACTCCGAGATGCTGGTCCACGCCGTTCCTGCAGGAACTTCCATGCCGATGAGCGCCGTCTCCCGCTCCGTCAGGCTCGCTCACAGCGTCAAAAAGAAGATGTTGTTTGCCTGCGTACGTAACAGCGGTATCAGGTACGTCGAATTTGGCAGAATAAAACTGTGA
- the hisF gene encoding imidazole glycerol phosphate synthase subunit HisF, translating to MVLTKRIIPCLDLKDGRVVKGTHFVGLQDAGDPVELARRYNEQGADEVVFLDITATREDRGTIIDVVQRAADHLFLPLTVGGGIRSIEDMKQILRAGADKVSINSSAVKDPDLITKGAGRFGTQCIVVAIDVRRNYDMAAGRTPITLADGRECWYEVVTHGGSRPTGLDAIKWAMEAEERGAGEILLTSMETDGTREGFDIPITRAVSESVGIPVVASGGVGSLEHFYKGFTEGKADACLAASVFHYGEFTVRQVKEYLAERGIPVRL from the coding sequence ATGGTTTTAACGAAGCGGATCATCCCCTGCCTCGACCTCAAAGATGGACGGGTCGTCAAGGGCACGCACTTCGTCGGGCTGCAGGATGCGGGCGACCCCGTGGAACTCGCCCGGCGCTACAACGAGCAGGGCGCCGACGAGGTGGTCTTCCTCGACATCACCGCCACCCGCGAGGACCGGGGCACCATCATCGATGTGGTGCAGCGGGCGGCGGACCACCTCTTCCTTCCCCTCACCGTCGGCGGCGGCATCCGGAGCATCGAAGACATGAAACAGATCCTCCGGGCTGGCGCCGACAAGGTGAGCATCAACTCAAGCGCAGTCAAAGACCCCGACCTCATCACAAAGGGCGCCGGGAGGTTCGGCACCCAGTGCATCGTCGTCGCAATAGACGTCCGGCGCAACTACGATATGGCCGCCGGCAGGACGCCGATCACCCTCGCCGACGGCCGGGAGTGCTGGTACGAGGTCGTGACCCACGGCGGCAGCAGACCCACAGGGCTTGACGCCATCAAATGGGCGATGGAGGCCGAAGAGCGCGGCGCCGGCGAGATCCTGCTCACAAGCATGGAGACCGACGGCACCCGGGAGGGGTTTGATATCCCAATCACCCGCGCTGTCTCGGAATCGGTCGGGATCCCGGTCGTCGCAAGCGGCGGCGTGGGATCGCTCGAACACTTCTACAAAGGGTTCACAGAAGGAAAGGCCGACGCCTGCCTTGCAGCAAGCGTCTTCCACTACGGCGAGTTCACCGTCCGCCAGGTGAAGGAGTACCTGGCGGAGCGGGGTATCCCGGTACGGCTCTGA
- the hisD gene encoding histidinol dehydrogenase gives MWQALDIEAWIAGRRSDLDRVKEPVSQIIARVRAEGDAALLDLTKKFDGIDLEEIAVPKEELEAAYDRVDARLVESLVEAEARISAFHELQRGRDLWLQEMEPGITLGVRTTPLSRVGAYVPGGRAAYPSTALMCTVPAKVAGVSEICCCTPPPVSPITLVALDIAGVDEVYRIGGAQAIAAMAIGTETVPRVEKIVGPGNVYVTAAKMLLRDEVEIDFPAGPSEIAVLADETANPTFIAADILAQAEHDPNAACVLVTTRPGLADAVGAEVERMVAGSERREIIMKALGNSGYVLVSDLDEGVATIDAIAPEHLSIQVSDPLAVLNRVRNAGSIFVGPYAAVACGDYASGTNHVLPTAGYAAIYSGLDLNHFCRRSTVQVISREGLLAIADVVETIADAEGLHAHAESVRVRRKG, from the coding sequence ATGTGGCAGGCGCTGGATATCGAGGCCTGGATTGCCGGCCGGCGGTCTGACCTCGACCGGGTCAAAGAACCCGTCTCTCAGATCATCGCAAGGGTGCGGGCGGAAGGCGACGCCGCTCTCCTCGACCTGACGAAGAAGTTTGACGGCATCGACCTCGAGGAGATCGCCGTACCGAAAGAGGAACTGGAGGCGGCCTACGACCGCGTGGATGCCCGGCTGGTTGAGAGCCTGGTGGAAGCAGAGGCGCGCATAAGCGCGTTTCACGAGTTGCAGCGCGGGCGTGACCTCTGGCTCCAGGAGATGGAGCCAGGGATCACCCTGGGCGTCAGGACGACGCCCCTCTCCCGTGTGGGGGCATACGTCCCCGGCGGGCGTGCGGCATACCCCTCAACCGCCCTTATGTGCACCGTCCCGGCAAAGGTCGCCGGCGTCTCTGAGATCTGCTGCTGCACCCCGCCGCCGGTCAGCCCGATAACCCTGGTCGCACTCGACATAGCCGGGGTGGACGAGGTCTACCGTATCGGCGGCGCCCAGGCCATCGCGGCGATGGCAATCGGGACAGAGACCGTCCCCCGGGTGGAGAAGATCGTCGGCCCCGGGAACGTCTACGTCACCGCCGCGAAGATGCTCCTCCGGGACGAGGTAGAGATCGACTTCCCGGCAGGCCCAAGCGAGATCGCCGTCCTCGCCGACGAAACGGCCAACCCGACCTTCATCGCCGCCGATATCCTGGCCCAGGCCGAGCACGACCCCAACGCCGCCTGCGTCCTCGTGACCACCCGCCCCGGTCTCGCCGATGCCGTCGGCGCCGAAGTGGAACGGATGGTTGCCGGGTCAGAACGCCGCGAGATCATCATGAAAGCGCTTGGGAACTCGGGTTATGTCCTGGTATCAGACCTCGACGAGGGCGTGGCGACGATCGATGCGATCGCTCCCGAGCACCTCTCGATCCAGGTCTCCGACCCGCTTGCGGTCTTAAACCGCGTCAGGAACGCCGGGTCTATCTTTGTCGGGCCATACGCCGCTGTGGCCTGCGGCGATTACGCCTCCGGCACAAACCACGTCCTCCCCACAGCGGGCTACGCCGCCATATACTCGGGGCTCGATCTCAACCACTTCTGCCGGCGGTCGACCGTCCAGGTTATCAGCCGCGAGGGGCTTTTAGCCATCGCCGACGTCGTGGAGACGATCGCCGATGCCGAAGGGCTCCACGCCCACGCCGAATCGGTGCGGGTTCGAAGGAAGGGGTGA
- a CDS encoding tryptophan--tRNA ligase, giving the protein MNSELTPWSNNQTVDLDRLFSEFGIEPIGEVARNLPEIPPFIRRGIVVGHRDYNLIADAIRNRTPFHVLTGFMPSGLPHLGHLMVMKEVVWHVQQGGTGYVAIADREAHAVRGISWEKCRDYGKEYLKALYALGFEGTTYYQSRNERLKDLAFEASTRVNFSELNAIYGFGPDTSLSHAMSVITQVADILFPQVDAGPAPTIVPVGLDQDPHLRLTRDVAYKLRMFTVEDRGEYISVRSKNASEEAIETVYRAFPGSKRYAAHVDIPGLAQNRVEETVRRIEIDHGGFGFYLPSSTYHIFMPGLQGGKMSSSVPASQFGFYEPDSSVKKKVMAALTGGRMTLEEQRRLGGDPDSCPVYLLNLFHMLDDDIELADLRRRCESGELTCGQCKKETLERVRAFLADLRDRMDAVEHLAEEV; this is encoded by the coding sequence ATGAATTCCGAGCTAACCCCCTGGTCAAACAACCAGACCGTCGATCTGGATCGACTCTTCTCCGAGTTTGGTATCGAGCCTATTGGTGAGGTGGCACGAAACCTTCCAGAGATACCGCCGTTCATACGCCGCGGCATCGTCGTCGGGCATCGGGATTATAACCTGATCGCCGACGCTATCCGGAACAGAACGCCGTTTCATGTCCTTACCGGGTTCATGCCCTCCGGTCTCCCGCACCTCGGGCACCTGATGGTCATGAAAGAGGTTGTCTGGCACGTGCAGCAGGGCGGGACGGGCTACGTCGCCATCGCCGACCGGGAGGCGCACGCCGTCCGCGGCATATCCTGGGAGAAGTGCCGGGACTACGGGAAGGAGTACCTCAAAGCCCTCTACGCCCTCGGGTTCGAGGGCACGACCTACTACCAGAGCCGAAACGAGCGTTTGAAGGATCTGGCCTTCGAGGCGTCAACGCGGGTGAACTTCTCGGAACTCAATGCAATCTACGGGTTTGGCCCGGATACGTCGCTCTCTCACGCCATGAGCGTCATCACCCAGGTGGCCGACATCCTCTTCCCGCAGGTGGATGCCGGTCCGGCGCCCACGATCGTCCCGGTTGGCCTTGACCAGGACCCGCACCTCCGGCTAACCCGGGACGTGGCCTACAAACTCCGGATGTTCACGGTCGAGGACCGCGGCGAGTACATCAGCGTCCGGTCAAAGAACGCCTCTGAAGAGGCCATTGAGACGGTCTATCGCGCGTTCCCGGGCTCGAAGAGGTATGCGGCTCACGTGGACATACCGGGTCTTGCGCAGAACCGCGTGGAGGAGACCGTCCGGAGGATCGAGATCGATCACGGCGGGTTTGGGTTCTACCTCCCTTCCTCGACCTACCACATCTTCATGCCTGGGCTCCAGGGCGGGAAGATGTCAAGCAGCGTGCCCGCGAGCCAGTTCGGGTTCTACGAGCCCGACTCCTCGGTAAAGAAGAAGGTCATGGCGGCGCTTACCGGCGGGCGGATGACGCTTGAGGAGCAGAGGCGTCTTGGCGGCGATCCGGACTCCTGTCCGGTCTATCTCCTGAACCTCTTTCACATGCTTGATGACGATATCGAGCTTGCCGACCTGCGCCGCCGCTGCGAGAGCGGCGAACTCACCTGCGGGCAGTGCAAGAAAGAGACGCTGGAACGCGTGCGGGCGTTCCTTGCGGATCTGCGGGATCGGATGGATGCGGTTGAGCACCTTGCCGAGGAGGTATGA
- the pheT gene encoding phenylalanine--tRNA ligase subunit beta, translating to MAIITLPYRYLERLTGVDRETIIERLPMIGADIERVEEDHVDVEFFPDRPDLYSPEGVARAVRGFLGIEVGLPVYSVRPSGITFSVDPGLADIRPCLGSAVIRNVNLDEESIESLMGLQEALHWAVGRGRGKVAIGVHDLDAVRPPFRYIASPRDRSFVPLDFEREMTMEEILVDHPKGRDYAHLVENFPKFPLIVDADDRVLSFPPIINGEVTRVTAATRNILLDCTGTDRKAVMTAVNIICTALGEAGASIESVNVDGEEMPTLAPAERLVFVEDCSSLLGIPLTPGEMARLLGRMRFGAEPADDSRVRVRIPCYRADILHDWDVFEDVAIAYGFENFEATLPAVSTIAAEHPVKTIEGAVRSVMTGLGYIEMIQFTLTNERVLYTNMQRSPSPGTVRLLHPISEEQTVVRTDLLPLLMEALFANKHRDLPQRLFAVGDVVEDCLTYQKVAAVSIHPAADFSEAYAAADVLCREVSIGYSVRESADPAFIEGRRGDIVLDGRVVGVFGEIHPAVLRAFDLEHPVAALALDLRAVPGYPAPPGTPSPGGR from the coding sequence GTGGCGATCATAACGCTCCCCTACAGGTACCTGGAACGGCTGACCGGGGTTGACCGGGAGACGATCATCGAGCGCCTCCCGATGATCGGTGCCGATATCGAGCGGGTCGAGGAGGATCACGTGGATGTTGAGTTCTTCCCCGACCGGCCTGACCTCTACTCGCCGGAGGGTGTCGCCCGTGCGGTGCGGGGTTTCCTCGGGATAGAGGTGGGGCTGCCGGTCTACAGCGTCCGCCCATCGGGTATAACCTTCTCGGTGGATCCGGGGCTTGCCGATATCCGGCCGTGCCTGGGCTCAGCGGTGATCCGGAACGTCAACCTCGATGAAGAGTCAATCGAGTCGCTTATGGGGCTCCAGGAGGCCCTCCACTGGGCGGTCGGCCGCGGCCGAGGCAAGGTGGCGATAGGCGTCCACGACCTTGACGCTGTCAGGCCGCCATTCCGCTACATCGCCTCGCCCCGGGATCGGTCGTTTGTCCCGCTGGACTTTGAGAGGGAGATGACGATGGAGGAGATCCTGGTCGACCACCCGAAGGGCCGGGATTACGCTCACCTGGTGGAGAACTTCCCGAAATTCCCGCTGATCGTCGATGCCGATGACCGGGTGCTCTCGTTTCCGCCGATCATCAACGGCGAGGTTACGCGGGTCACGGCGGCGACGAGGAACATCCTTCTCGACTGCACCGGTACCGACCGGAAAGCGGTGATGACGGCGGTAAACATCATCTGCACGGCGCTAGGGGAGGCGGGGGCGAGCATCGAGTCGGTCAACGTGGATGGGGAGGAGATGCCCACCCTTGCACCGGCGGAAAGACTGGTCTTTGTTGAGGACTGTTCTTCTCTCCTCGGGATCCCGCTCACACCGGGAGAGATGGCGCGGCTGCTTGGCCGGATGAGGTTTGGCGCTGAACCTGCGGACGATTCACGGGTCAGGGTCCGGATCCCCTGTTACCGGGCGGACATCCTCCACGACTGGGATGTATTTGAGGATGTGGCAATCGCCTACGGGTTTGAGAACTTCGAGGCCACCCTGCCGGCGGTCTCAACCATCGCTGCGGAGCACCCGGTCAAGACGATAGAGGGGGCGGTTCGGTCGGTGATGACGGGGCTTGGCTACATAGAGATGATACAGTTCACCCTCACGAACGAGAGGGTGCTGTATACGAACATGCAGCGGTCTCCATCGCCGGGGACGGTGAGGCTGCTCCACCCGATCAGCGAGGAGCAGACGGTGGTGCGAACCGACCTGCTACCGCTGTTGATGGAGGCTCTGTTTGCAAACAAGCATCGTGACCTGCCGCAGCGGTTATTTGCGGTGGGCGATGTGGTGGAGGACTGTCTGACCTACCAGAAGGTGGCGGCGGTCAGCATCCACCCGGCGGCAGACTTCTCGGAGGCCTACGCGGCGGCGGACGTCCTGTGCCGGGAGGTCTCGATCGGCTACAGTGTCAGGGAGTCGGCCGATCCGGCGTTCATCGAGGGGCGCCGCGGGGATATAGTTCTCGATGGAAGGGTTGTGGGGGTGTTCGGGGAGATCCACCCGGCTGTGCTGCGGGCGTTCGATCTCGAGCACCCGGTTGCGGCGCTGGCGCTCGATCTCAGAGCCGTACCGGGATACCCCGCTCCGCCAGGTACTCCTTCACCTGGCGGACGGTGA